In Cytophagia bacterium CHB2, the following proteins share a genomic window:
- a CDS encoding (2Fe-2S)-binding protein yields the protein MSLSTLIINGKKHTLEASADTPLLWVLRDTLGLTGTKFGCGRGICGSCTVHLDGEAVRSCVTTLEEAKGKKITTIEGLAAEPQHRLLAAWIAEEVSQCGYCQPGQIMQAAALLAQNPHPSDADLDAVMPTVLCRCGTYLRIRRAIHRAAKEGGGR from the coding sequence ATGTCGTTAAGTACGTTAATCATAAATGGAAAAAAGCATACGCTGGAAGCGAGCGCAGATACCCCGCTGCTTTGGGTATTGCGTGACACACTGGGTTTGACCGGAACCAAATTCGGCTGTGGCCGCGGCATTTGCGGTTCGTGTACCGTTCATCTCGACGGTGAGGCCGTGCGTTCCTGTGTGACGACCTTGGAAGAGGCAAAAGGAAAAAAGATCACCACCATCGAAGGCCTTGCCGCTGAACCGCAGCATCGCCTGCTGGCGGCGTGGATTGCCGAGGAGGTTTCACAATGCGGTTATTGCCAGCCCGGGCAAATCATGCAAGCCGCAGCGTTGCTGGCGCAGAATCCGCATCCCAGCGATGCCGATCTTGATGCCGTGATGCCCACCGTGCTCTGCCGCTGCGGCACGTATTTGCGCATTCGCCGCGCCATTCATCGTGCGGCAAAAGAAGGAGGTGGGCGATGA